One window of Siniperca chuatsi isolate FFG_IHB_CAS linkage group LG19, ASM2008510v1, whole genome shotgun sequence genomic DNA carries:
- the epb41l3a gene encoding band 4.1-like protein 3a isoform X2, whose translation MTTEPGEPQEAQPKEAESFPEAVAHSTPKQGGEGGLSQSQAQSSLAEDSTSHLSSSSRIARSPARNPLSFRTMQTKVTLLDGSLFTCTVEKRARGLQLFEKVCEHINLLERDYFALSFRDADNNKNWLDPAKEMKKQVRGVPWNFSFNVKFYPPDPAQLSEDITRYFLCLQLRQDIVSGRLPCSFATHTVLGSYTIQSELGDYDPDECGSDYISELCFAPNQTKEMEEKIMELHKTYRGMTPAEAEMHFLENVKKLSMYGVDLHHAKDSEGVAIMLGVCSSGLLVYRDRLRINRFSWPKILKISYKRNNFYIKIRPGEFDQFESTIGFKLLNHRAAKRLWKVCVEHHSFFRLVSPEETPKKLLSLGSKFRYSGRTQIQSRRASAQISRPAPHFPRCISKRNMLSRSLDGASRATPTSSLIGSPAITASPKANGGTNTDMGTGLYGASKAIAISDLITTVTPERRTEERRAEQVEEVLVVEEEVQERMEVDKEEVQQLHREEEEEEETRATETSQQSPLTPQKQDTKTELTDTAVDGDLTATESDQDEDLKTQETLGSPEEEQKPQSTISALRRSFLEGGGGGGGGMTEWEKRLASSPLRRVDDSPMIEPLEPDEPKPTFDEMSPELNALLKSAREQKTFREHNLLKTSEKVETVFLMTESCDQDQPMVDQPQEVPVMRKTLTYEAPGSREDSDPPAGLLLSSQTFTAETSNTTTTTHITKTVKGGISETRIEKRIVISGDTEIDHDQALAAALSEARRQHPELSVTRVVVHKETEVSPDHVID comes from the exons ATGACGACAGAGCCAGGTGAGCCACAGGAGGCCCAGCCCAAAGAGGCGGAGTCTTTCCCTGAAGCTGTCGCCCACTCCACACctaaacag GGAGGGGAGGGTGGGCTGTCCCAGAGCCAAGCTCAGAGCTCATTGGCCGAGGACTCGACGAGTCACCTGTCGTCGAGCAGTCGAATCGCTCGCTCTCCAGCCAGAAACCCGCTGAGCTTCAGGACGATGCAGACCAAAGTGACCCTGCTGGATGGCTCGCTGTTCACCTGCACTGTGGAG AAACGTGCTCGCGGTCTGCAGCTGTTTGAGAAGGTTTGTGAACACATTAACCTGCTGGAGAGAGACTACTTCGCTTTGTCCTTCAGAGATGCAGACAACAACAAG AACTGGTTGGATCCGGCGAAGGAGATGAAGaagcaggtcagag GGGTTCCCTGGAACTTCTCCTTTAACGTCAAGTTTTACCCTCCTGACCCTGCCCAGCTCTCTGAGGACATCACCAG gtacTTCCTGTGTCTCCAGCTCAGACAAGATATAGTTTCTGGTCGTCTTCCATGTTCATTTGCGACTCACACAGTCCTCGGCTCCTACACCATCCAATCAGAGCTCGGAGACTACGATCCTG ATGAGTGTGGTTCAGATTACATCAGTGAACTCTGTTTTGCTCCgaatcaaacaaaagaaatggaGGAGAAGATCATGGAGCTGCATAAAACATACAG AGGAATGACACCGGCTGAagcagagatgcacttcctggAAAACGTAAAGAAACTTTCCATGTACGGAGTCGACCTTCATCACGCaaag gactCAGAGGGCGTGGCCATCATGCTGGGCGTGTGCAGTAGTGGTCTGCTGGTctacagagacagactgaggatCAACAGATTCTCGTGGCCGAAGATCCTGAAGATCTCGTACAAAAGGAACAACTTCTACATCAAGATTCGACCTGGAGAG TTTGACCAGTTTGAGTCTACTATTGGTTTCAAGCTGCTGAACCACAGAGCAGCTAAAAGACTATGGAAAGTCTGCGTGGAGCATCACTCCTTCTTCAG GCTGGTGTCTCCAGAGGAGACCCCTAAGAAGTTGCTGTCTCTGGGTTCAAAGTTTCGTTACAGCGGTCGGACTCAGATTCAGAGTCGCAGAGCCAGTGCTCAGATCTCCAGACCTGCACCGCATTTCCCACGATGCATCAGCAAGAGGAACATGCTGAGCCGTAGCCTGGATGGAG CTTCAAGGGCCACGCCCACATCCTCTCTGATTGGCTCCCCAGCCATCACAGCATCCCCCAAAGCCAACGGTGGTACAAACACAG atatgGGTACGGGGTTGTACGGAGCGTCTAAAGCCATCGCTATTAGTGACCTCATCACCACGGTAACACCTGAGAGGAGgacggaggagaggagggcGGAGCAAG TTGAGGAGGtgctggtggtggaggaggaggttcaGGAGAGGATGGAGGTCGATAAAGAGGAGGTGCAGCAGCTGCatagggaggaggaggaggaagaggagaccaGAGCGACAGAGACTTCTCAGCAGAGTCCTTTGACTCCCCAGAAACAGGACACCAAG acCGAGCTGACTGATACAGCTGTGGACGGAGACCTGACGGCGACTGAG tctGATCAGGATGAAGACTTGAAAACTCAG GAGACATTGGGAAGtccagaggaggagcagaaacCTCAGAGCACCATCAGCGCTCTCAGACGCTCCTTcttagagggaggaggaggaggaggaggagggatgacAGAGTGGGAGAAACGTCTCGCCTCCTCACCTCTACGACGAGTCGACGACTCCCCGATGATTGAACCGCTGGAACCAGACGAG cctaAACCTACATTCGATGAAATGTCTCCTGAGCTGAACGCTCTGCTGAAGTCGGCCAGAGAACAAAAAACCTTCAGAGAACACAACCTGCTGAag acATCAGAGAAGGTGGAGACAGTCTTCTTAATGACAGAGTCATGTGACCAGGACCAGCCAATGGTGGACCAGCCTCAG gAGGTTCCAGTGATGAGGAAGACTCTCACATATGAAGCTCCAGGG agccGAGAGGACTCTGATCCTCCTGCAGGCTTGCTGCTGAGCTCCCAGACCTTCACTGCAGAGAcctccaacaccaccaccaccacacacatcACCAAG ACGGTAAAAGGAGGAATTTCAGAAACCAGAATCGAGAAGAGAATTGTGATTTCTGGAGACACAGAAATCGACCATGACCAG GCTCTGGCGGCGGCGCTCAGCGAGGCTCGGCGGCAGCATCCTGAGCTGTCCGTCACACGAGTTGTCGTCCATAAAGAAACAGAGGTCTCTCCTGATCATGTGATTGATTAG
- the epb41l3a gene encoding band 4.1-like protein 3a isoform X4, which yields MTTEPGEPQEAQPKEAESFPEAVAHSTPKQGGEGGLSQSQAQSSLAEDSTSHLSSSSRIARSPARNPLSFRTMQTKVTLLDGSLFTCTVEKRARGLQLFEKVCEHINLLERDYFALSFRDADNNKNWLDPAKEMKKQVRGVPWNFSFNVKFYPPDPAQLSEDITRYFLCLQLRQDIVSGRLPCSFATHTVLGSYTIQSELGDYDPDECGSDYISELCFAPNQTKEMEEKIMELHKTYRGMTPAEAEMHFLENVKKLSMYGVDLHHAKMVGSRFDCLPSAKSEDSEGVAIMLGVCSSGLLVYRDRLRINRFSWPKILKISYKRNNFYIKIRPGEFDQFESTIGFKLLNHRAAKRLWKVCVEHHSFFRLVSPEETPKKLLSLGSKFRYSGRTQIQSRRASAQISRPAPHFPRCISKRNMLSRSLDGDMGTGLYGASKAIAISDLITTVTPERRTEERRAEQVEEVLVVEEEVQERMEVDKEEVQQLHREEEEEEETRATETSQQSPLTPQKQDTKTELTDTAVDGDLTATESDQDEDLKTQETLGSPEEEQKPQSTISALRRSFLEGGGGGGGGMTEWEKRLASSPLRRVDDSPMIEPLEPDEPKPTFDEMSPELNALLKSAREQKTFREHNLLKTSEKVETVFLMTESCDQDQPMVDQPQEVPVMRKTLTYEAPGSREDSDPPAGLLLSSQTFTAETSNTTTTTHITKTVKGGISETRIEKRIVISGDTEIDHDQALAAALSEARRQHPELSVTRVVVHKETEVSPDHVID from the exons ATGACGACAGAGCCAGGTGAGCCACAGGAGGCCCAGCCCAAAGAGGCGGAGTCTTTCCCTGAAGCTGTCGCCCACTCCACACctaaacag GGAGGGGAGGGTGGGCTGTCCCAGAGCCAAGCTCAGAGCTCATTGGCCGAGGACTCGACGAGTCACCTGTCGTCGAGCAGTCGAATCGCTCGCTCTCCAGCCAGAAACCCGCTGAGCTTCAGGACGATGCAGACCAAAGTGACCCTGCTGGATGGCTCGCTGTTCACCTGCACTGTGGAG AAACGTGCTCGCGGTCTGCAGCTGTTTGAGAAGGTTTGTGAACACATTAACCTGCTGGAGAGAGACTACTTCGCTTTGTCCTTCAGAGATGCAGACAACAACAAG AACTGGTTGGATCCGGCGAAGGAGATGAAGaagcaggtcagag GGGTTCCCTGGAACTTCTCCTTTAACGTCAAGTTTTACCCTCCTGACCCTGCCCAGCTCTCTGAGGACATCACCAG gtacTTCCTGTGTCTCCAGCTCAGACAAGATATAGTTTCTGGTCGTCTTCCATGTTCATTTGCGACTCACACAGTCCTCGGCTCCTACACCATCCAATCAGAGCTCGGAGACTACGATCCTG ATGAGTGTGGTTCAGATTACATCAGTGAACTCTGTTTTGCTCCgaatcaaacaaaagaaatggaGGAGAAGATCATGGAGCTGCATAAAACATACAG AGGAATGACACCGGCTGAagcagagatgcacttcctggAAAACGTAAAGAAACTTTCCATGTACGGAGTCGACCTTCATCACGCaaag ATGGTAGGAAGCCGCTTTGATTGCTTGCCTTCAGCTAAGTCAGAG gactCAGAGGGCGTGGCCATCATGCTGGGCGTGTGCAGTAGTGGTCTGCTGGTctacagagacagactgaggatCAACAGATTCTCGTGGCCGAAGATCCTGAAGATCTCGTACAAAAGGAACAACTTCTACATCAAGATTCGACCTGGAGAG TTTGACCAGTTTGAGTCTACTATTGGTTTCAAGCTGCTGAACCACAGAGCAGCTAAAAGACTATGGAAAGTCTGCGTGGAGCATCACTCCTTCTTCAG GCTGGTGTCTCCAGAGGAGACCCCTAAGAAGTTGCTGTCTCTGGGTTCAAAGTTTCGTTACAGCGGTCGGACTCAGATTCAGAGTCGCAGAGCCAGTGCTCAGATCTCCAGACCTGCACCGCATTTCCCACGATGCATCAGCAAGAGGAACATGCTGAGCCGTAGCCTGGATGGAG atatgGGTACGGGGTTGTACGGAGCGTCTAAAGCCATCGCTATTAGTGACCTCATCACCACGGTAACACCTGAGAGGAGgacggaggagaggagggcGGAGCAAG TTGAGGAGGtgctggtggtggaggaggaggttcaGGAGAGGATGGAGGTCGATAAAGAGGAGGTGCAGCAGCTGCatagggaggaggaggaggaagaggagaccaGAGCGACAGAGACTTCTCAGCAGAGTCCTTTGACTCCCCAGAAACAGGACACCAAG acCGAGCTGACTGATACAGCTGTGGACGGAGACCTGACGGCGACTGAG tctGATCAGGATGAAGACTTGAAAACTCAG GAGACATTGGGAAGtccagaggaggagcagaaacCTCAGAGCACCATCAGCGCTCTCAGACGCTCCTTcttagagggaggaggaggaggaggaggagggatgacAGAGTGGGAGAAACGTCTCGCCTCCTCACCTCTACGACGAGTCGACGACTCCCCGATGATTGAACCGCTGGAACCAGACGAG cctaAACCTACATTCGATGAAATGTCTCCTGAGCTGAACGCTCTGCTGAAGTCGGCCAGAGAACAAAAAACCTTCAGAGAACACAACCTGCTGAag acATCAGAGAAGGTGGAGACAGTCTTCTTAATGACAGAGTCATGTGACCAGGACCAGCCAATGGTGGACCAGCCTCAG gAGGTTCCAGTGATGAGGAAGACTCTCACATATGAAGCTCCAGGG agccGAGAGGACTCTGATCCTCCTGCAGGCTTGCTGCTGAGCTCCCAGACCTTCACTGCAGAGAcctccaacaccaccaccaccacacacatcACCAAG ACGGTAAAAGGAGGAATTTCAGAAACCAGAATCGAGAAGAGAATTGTGATTTCTGGAGACACAGAAATCGACCATGACCAG GCTCTGGCGGCGGCGCTCAGCGAGGCTCGGCGGCAGCATCCTGAGCTGTCCGTCACACGAGTTGTCGTCCATAAAGAAACAGAGGTCTCTCCTGATCATGTGATTGATTAG
- the epb41l3a gene encoding band 4.1-like protein 3a isoform X7, which yields MTTEPGEPQEAQPKEAESFPEAVAHSTPKQGGEGGLSQSQAQSSLAEDSTSHLSSSSRIARSPARNPLSFRTMQTKVTLLDGSLFTCTVEKRARGLQLFEKVCEHINLLERDYFALSFRDADNNKNWLDPAKEMKKQVRGVPWNFSFNVKFYPPDPAQLSEDITRYFLCLQLRQDIVSGRLPCSFATHTVLGSYTIQSELGDYDPDECGSDYISELCFAPNQTKEMEEKIMELHKTYRGMTPAEAEMHFLENVKKLSMYGVDLHHAKDSEGVAIMLGVCSSGLLVYRDRLRINRFSWPKILKISYKRNNFYIKIRPGEFDQFESTIGFKLLNHRAAKRLWKVCVEHHSFFRLVSPEETPKKLLSLGSKFRYSGRTQIQSRRASAQISRPAPHFPRCISKRNMLSRSLDGDMGTGLYGASKAIAISDLITTVTPERRTEERRAEQVEEVLVVEEEVQERMEVDKEEVQQLHREEEEEEETRATETSQQSPLTPQKQDTKTELTDTAVDGDLTATESDQDEDLKTQETLGSPEEEQKPQSTISALRRSFLEGGGGGGGGMTEWEKRLASSPLRRVDDSPMIEPLEPDEPKPTFDEMSPELNALLKSAREQKTFREHNLLKTSEKVETVFLMTESCDQDQPMVDQPQEVPVMRKTLTYEAPGSREDSDPPAGLLLSSQTFTAETSNTTTTTHITKTVKGGISETRIEKRIVISGDTEIDHDQALAAALSEARRQHPELSVTRVVVHKETEVSPDHVID from the exons ATGACGACAGAGCCAGGTGAGCCACAGGAGGCCCAGCCCAAAGAGGCGGAGTCTTTCCCTGAAGCTGTCGCCCACTCCACACctaaacag GGAGGGGAGGGTGGGCTGTCCCAGAGCCAAGCTCAGAGCTCATTGGCCGAGGACTCGACGAGTCACCTGTCGTCGAGCAGTCGAATCGCTCGCTCTCCAGCCAGAAACCCGCTGAGCTTCAGGACGATGCAGACCAAAGTGACCCTGCTGGATGGCTCGCTGTTCACCTGCACTGTGGAG AAACGTGCTCGCGGTCTGCAGCTGTTTGAGAAGGTTTGTGAACACATTAACCTGCTGGAGAGAGACTACTTCGCTTTGTCCTTCAGAGATGCAGACAACAACAAG AACTGGTTGGATCCGGCGAAGGAGATGAAGaagcaggtcagag GGGTTCCCTGGAACTTCTCCTTTAACGTCAAGTTTTACCCTCCTGACCCTGCCCAGCTCTCTGAGGACATCACCAG gtacTTCCTGTGTCTCCAGCTCAGACAAGATATAGTTTCTGGTCGTCTTCCATGTTCATTTGCGACTCACACAGTCCTCGGCTCCTACACCATCCAATCAGAGCTCGGAGACTACGATCCTG ATGAGTGTGGTTCAGATTACATCAGTGAACTCTGTTTTGCTCCgaatcaaacaaaagaaatggaGGAGAAGATCATGGAGCTGCATAAAACATACAG AGGAATGACACCGGCTGAagcagagatgcacttcctggAAAACGTAAAGAAACTTTCCATGTACGGAGTCGACCTTCATCACGCaaag gactCAGAGGGCGTGGCCATCATGCTGGGCGTGTGCAGTAGTGGTCTGCTGGTctacagagacagactgaggatCAACAGATTCTCGTGGCCGAAGATCCTGAAGATCTCGTACAAAAGGAACAACTTCTACATCAAGATTCGACCTGGAGAG TTTGACCAGTTTGAGTCTACTATTGGTTTCAAGCTGCTGAACCACAGAGCAGCTAAAAGACTATGGAAAGTCTGCGTGGAGCATCACTCCTTCTTCAG GCTGGTGTCTCCAGAGGAGACCCCTAAGAAGTTGCTGTCTCTGGGTTCAAAGTTTCGTTACAGCGGTCGGACTCAGATTCAGAGTCGCAGAGCCAGTGCTCAGATCTCCAGACCTGCACCGCATTTCCCACGATGCATCAGCAAGAGGAACATGCTGAGCCGTAGCCTGGATGGAG atatgGGTACGGGGTTGTACGGAGCGTCTAAAGCCATCGCTATTAGTGACCTCATCACCACGGTAACACCTGAGAGGAGgacggaggagaggagggcGGAGCAAG TTGAGGAGGtgctggtggtggaggaggaggttcaGGAGAGGATGGAGGTCGATAAAGAGGAGGTGCAGCAGCTGCatagggaggaggaggaggaagaggagaccaGAGCGACAGAGACTTCTCAGCAGAGTCCTTTGACTCCCCAGAAACAGGACACCAAG acCGAGCTGACTGATACAGCTGTGGACGGAGACCTGACGGCGACTGAG tctGATCAGGATGAAGACTTGAAAACTCAG GAGACATTGGGAAGtccagaggaggagcagaaacCTCAGAGCACCATCAGCGCTCTCAGACGCTCCTTcttagagggaggaggaggaggaggaggagggatgacAGAGTGGGAGAAACGTCTCGCCTCCTCACCTCTACGACGAGTCGACGACTCCCCGATGATTGAACCGCTGGAACCAGACGAG cctaAACCTACATTCGATGAAATGTCTCCTGAGCTGAACGCTCTGCTGAAGTCGGCCAGAGAACAAAAAACCTTCAGAGAACACAACCTGCTGAag acATCAGAGAAGGTGGAGACAGTCTTCTTAATGACAGAGTCATGTGACCAGGACCAGCCAATGGTGGACCAGCCTCAG gAGGTTCCAGTGATGAGGAAGACTCTCACATATGAAGCTCCAGGG agccGAGAGGACTCTGATCCTCCTGCAGGCTTGCTGCTGAGCTCCCAGACCTTCACTGCAGAGAcctccaacaccaccaccaccacacacatcACCAAG ACGGTAAAAGGAGGAATTTCAGAAACCAGAATCGAGAAGAGAATTGTGATTTCTGGAGACACAGAAATCGACCATGACCAG GCTCTGGCGGCGGCGCTCAGCGAGGCTCGGCGGCAGCATCCTGAGCTGTCCGTCACACGAGTTGTCGTCCATAAAGAAACAGAGGTCTCTCCTGATCATGTGATTGATTAG
- the epb41l3a gene encoding band 4.1-like protein 3a isoform X9 has product MQTKVTLLDGSLFTCTVEKRARGLQLFEKVCEHINLLERDYFALSFRDADNNKNWLDPAKEMKKQVRGVPWNFSFNVKFYPPDPAQLSEDITRYFLCLQLRQDIVSGRLPCSFATHTVLGSYTIQSELGDYDPDECGSDYISELCFAPNQTKEMEEKIMELHKTYRGMTPAEAEMHFLENVKKLSMYGVDLHHAKMVGSRFDCLPSAKSEDSEGVAIMLGVCSSGLLVYRDRLRINRFSWPKILKISYKRNNFYIKIRPGEFDQFESTIGFKLLNHRAAKRLWKVCVEHHSFFRLVSPEETPKKLLSLGSKFRYSGRTQIQSRRASAQISRPAPHFPRCISKRNMLSRSLDGASRATPTSSLIGSPAITASPKANGGTNTDMGTGLYGASKAIAISDLITTVTPERRTEERRAEQVEEVLVVEEEVQERMEVDKEEVQQLHREEEEEEETRATETSQQSPLTPQKQDTKTELTDTAVDGDLTATESDQDEDLKTQETLGSPEEEQKPQSTISALRRSFLEGGGGGGGGMTEWEKRLASSPLRRVDDSPMIEPLEPDEPKPTFDEMSPELNALLKSAREQKTFREHNLLKTSEKVETVFLMTESCDQDQPMVDQPQEVPVMRKTLTYEAPGSREDSDPPAGLLLSSQTFTAETSNTTTTTHITKTVKGGISETRIEKRIVISGDTEIDHDQALAAALSEARRQHPELSVTRVVVHKETEVSPDHVID; this is encoded by the exons ATGCAGACCAAAGTGACCCTGCTGGATGGCTCGCTGTTCACCTGCACTGTGGAG AAACGTGCTCGCGGTCTGCAGCTGTTTGAGAAGGTTTGTGAACACATTAACCTGCTGGAGAGAGACTACTTCGCTTTGTCCTTCAGAGATGCAGACAACAACAAG AACTGGTTGGATCCGGCGAAGGAGATGAAGaagcaggtcagag GGGTTCCCTGGAACTTCTCCTTTAACGTCAAGTTTTACCCTCCTGACCCTGCCCAGCTCTCTGAGGACATCACCAG gtacTTCCTGTGTCTCCAGCTCAGACAAGATATAGTTTCTGGTCGTCTTCCATGTTCATTTGCGACTCACACAGTCCTCGGCTCCTACACCATCCAATCAGAGCTCGGAGACTACGATCCTG ATGAGTGTGGTTCAGATTACATCAGTGAACTCTGTTTTGCTCCgaatcaaacaaaagaaatggaGGAGAAGATCATGGAGCTGCATAAAACATACAG AGGAATGACACCGGCTGAagcagagatgcacttcctggAAAACGTAAAGAAACTTTCCATGTACGGAGTCGACCTTCATCACGCaaag ATGGTAGGAAGCCGCTTTGATTGCTTGCCTTCAGCTAAGTCAGAG gactCAGAGGGCGTGGCCATCATGCTGGGCGTGTGCAGTAGTGGTCTGCTGGTctacagagacagactgaggatCAACAGATTCTCGTGGCCGAAGATCCTGAAGATCTCGTACAAAAGGAACAACTTCTACATCAAGATTCGACCTGGAGAG TTTGACCAGTTTGAGTCTACTATTGGTTTCAAGCTGCTGAACCACAGAGCAGCTAAAAGACTATGGAAAGTCTGCGTGGAGCATCACTCCTTCTTCAG GCTGGTGTCTCCAGAGGAGACCCCTAAGAAGTTGCTGTCTCTGGGTTCAAAGTTTCGTTACAGCGGTCGGACTCAGATTCAGAGTCGCAGAGCCAGTGCTCAGATCTCCAGACCTGCACCGCATTTCCCACGATGCATCAGCAAGAGGAACATGCTGAGCCGTAGCCTGGATGGAG CTTCAAGGGCCACGCCCACATCCTCTCTGATTGGCTCCCCAGCCATCACAGCATCCCCCAAAGCCAACGGTGGTACAAACACAG atatgGGTACGGGGTTGTACGGAGCGTCTAAAGCCATCGCTATTAGTGACCTCATCACCACGGTAACACCTGAGAGGAGgacggaggagaggagggcGGAGCAAG TTGAGGAGGtgctggtggtggaggaggaggttcaGGAGAGGATGGAGGTCGATAAAGAGGAGGTGCAGCAGCTGCatagggaggaggaggaggaagaggagaccaGAGCGACAGAGACTTCTCAGCAGAGTCCTTTGACTCCCCAGAAACAGGACACCAAG acCGAGCTGACTGATACAGCTGTGGACGGAGACCTGACGGCGACTGAG tctGATCAGGATGAAGACTTGAAAACTCAG GAGACATTGGGAAGtccagaggaggagcagaaacCTCAGAGCACCATCAGCGCTCTCAGACGCTCCTTcttagagggaggaggaggaggaggaggagggatgacAGAGTGGGAGAAACGTCTCGCCTCCTCACCTCTACGACGAGTCGACGACTCCCCGATGATTGAACCGCTGGAACCAGACGAG cctaAACCTACATTCGATGAAATGTCTCCTGAGCTGAACGCTCTGCTGAAGTCGGCCAGAGAACAAAAAACCTTCAGAGAACACAACCTGCTGAag acATCAGAGAAGGTGGAGACAGTCTTCTTAATGACAGAGTCATGTGACCAGGACCAGCCAATGGTGGACCAGCCTCAG gAGGTTCCAGTGATGAGGAAGACTCTCACATATGAAGCTCCAGGG agccGAGAGGACTCTGATCCTCCTGCAGGCTTGCTGCTGAGCTCCCAGACCTTCACTGCAGAGAcctccaacaccaccaccaccacacacatcACCAAG ACGGTAAAAGGAGGAATTTCAGAAACCAGAATCGAGAAGAGAATTGTGATTTCTGGAGACACAGAAATCGACCATGACCAG GCTCTGGCGGCGGCGCTCAGCGAGGCTCGGCGGCAGCATCCTGAGCTGTCCGTCACACGAGTTGTCGTCCATAAAGAAACAGAGGTCTCTCCTGATCATGTGATTGATTAG